A window of Ruania suaedae contains these coding sequences:
- a CDS encoding helix-turn-helix transcriptional regulator, producing MITNRLHVLRAERRWSQAELARRAHVSRQTIVSLENGRFEPSLKLALRLAAVFARPIEEIFTPDPEDLALIDVPDRQ from the coding sequence GTGATCACCAACCGGCTGCACGTCCTGCGGGCTGAGCGCCGCTGGAGCCAGGCGGAGCTGGCTCGCCGGGCTCATGTCTCTCGTCAGACCATCGTCTCCCTGGAGAACGGTCGGTTCGAGCCGAGCCTCAAACTTGCGCTACGTCTCGCGGCCGTCTTCGCTCGCCCAATCGAGGAGATCTTCACGCCCGACCCGGAAGACCTCGCCCTCATTGATGTCCCAGATCGCCAGTAG
- a CDS encoding ATPase gives MSATLTVTASAHRVFAVLADPTTHAAIDGRSRATDGTGRVVEAVDQARLTKVGQIFRMGMNHPDHPEGDYRTFNKVHVLDPPRAIGWLTGHAPAGDGQLEFGGWFWRYDLVPVSPSQTEVTLTYDWTAVPQSVHDYLRFPPIGPERLADSLHHLATLAAPESRA, from the coding sequence GTGAGCGCAACTCTCACGGTCACTGCGTCCGCCCACAGGGTATTTGCCGTACTGGCAGACCCGACGACGCACGCGGCGATCGACGGAAGGAGCCGAGCGACCGACGGCACCGGCCGGGTCGTGGAGGCCGTGGACCAGGCGCGGCTGACGAAGGTGGGGCAAATCTTCCGGATGGGTATGAATCATCCTGATCATCCAGAAGGTGACTATCGGACGTTCAACAAGGTCCACGTGCTCGACCCACCGCGCGCCATCGGTTGGCTGACCGGGCACGCCCCCGCAGGCGACGGCCAACTCGAGTTCGGCGGTTGGTTCTGGCGTTACGACCTGGTTCCCGTCAGTCCGTCACAGACCGAGGTGACGCTCACCTACGACTGGACGGCGGTGCCGCAGTCCGTCCACGACTACCTGCGGTTCCCGCCGATAGGGCCCGAACGTCTCGCCGATTCACTGCATCATCTGGCCACGCTGGCTGCCCCGGAGTCGCGGGCCTGA